From the genome of Pseudoxanthomonas sp.:
GTGCGATGCCTCGGCCATCGGCCTGTCCGCGCTGTGCCTGGCGCATTGCCTGTTATTGCCCGTGCTGGCGGCGCTGCTGCCGGTGTTCGGCAGCTGGGCGCAGGCCGAATGGGTGCACCTGCTGTTTGCCTGCATCGCCTTGCCGCTGGCCGGCGCTGCACTGTGGCGCGCACACCGGCTGCGCCCGTTGCCGCTGCCGTTGGTTGCGATGGCGGCGCTGGGCCTGGCCGGGCTGATGGCCGGTGCGTTCGAGTTTCCCTCGCATGCCTGGGAAACCCCAATCACCGTCAGCGGTAGCCTGCTGCTGGCCGCGGCGCACCTGTGGAACTGGCGCCGTCGCCCGCATTGCGCGCTGGACTGAGTCTTACAGGTCGAAGCCCAGCAGCATCGGGTCGTGGTCGGAGCTGCGCCACGGGCCGGTGACGTCGGCGCCTTCGTAGCCATCGCCGAAGGGCTCATCGGCGTTGGCGTGCCATTCGGCCGCGCCCTTCAGATGCGGAGTGAGTGCCGGTGACAGCAGCGCGTGGTCCAGGCGGCCGGTCTGGCCGTCGTAGACGTAGCTGTAGGGCGACTCGACCTTGGCCACGGCGAAGGCATCGGCCCAGCCCGCGCCGCGCAGGGTCACCAACGGGGTTTCCTGCGCATAGGCGTTGAGGTCGCCGACGATCAGGGTGCGGGTCGCCTGCTGCCCGGTTGGATCGGATTTGAGCCAGGCGTCGACGCGGCGGGCCGATTCGGTGCGGGTCGCATTCCAGCAGCCGGCGCCGTCGTGCTGGTCGGCATCGGAGCCAGCGGCCTGGCCGCAGCCCTTGGACTTGAAGTGGTTGGCCGCGACCACGAACACCGGGCCGGTCCCGCGACGGAAGGCCTGCGCCAGCGGCACGCGGCTGTGTTCGACGAACGGGCCGCCCTCCAGCACCGCCGGCTTGCCGACCGGCGTGACCTTCGAGGCGCGATAGATCAGGCCGACCCGGATCGGGTTGTCGCCCGGGCCGCTGCCGGCGTCGATGTACCGCCAGTCGCTGCCGGTGGCGTTGAGCGCATCGACGAACTGGGCCAGCGAGGACTGCGGCCCGTAGCCGTCGTTCTCCAGCTCCATCAGCGCGGCGATGTCGGCGTCGAGCGGGGTCAGGGTGGCGACCAGTTTGGCGACCTGGGCTTTCCATTCGTCCAGCGTCTTGGCGCCGCGCAGGGTCGGGAAGCCGCCGCCGTTGCCGTCGCCGTTGAACAGGTTTTCCAGGTTGAACACGGCGATTTTCAGGTTTCCCGGCACCTGCGGCGGGGCCGGGCGCGCCGCCGCCTCGACTTTGAGCGGCTGGGTCACCTGCAGGCGCCAGGCGTCGTGGCGGAAGTCGACGATCCCGGTCACGCCGGTGGCAGTGGAGCCGGTACGCACCGGGCCATTCGGCAGATAGGGCAGGGTCTTGGGATCACGCGCGTCGCTGCCGTCGTCCAGCACGATCCGGCGGCGCGCGTTGTCGGCGATGACCGCGGCCATCGCCGGGCTGCCGGCCACCGCGCGTTCGGACGGTGCCCACAGGCGGCCACCGAAGCTGGCGATGGTCTGGCCGAAGCGGGTGTCGGTGCCGTCCAGGGTCAGCGGCACGTCGATGCGCACGCGCATGCCTTCCAGCGCGGCCCAATCCGTCGGTGGTGCGGTGAGTACCTTGGGGCGCGGCGTCACCAGCGCTGGGCCCAGCATGCGGGCCTGGCTCAGCTGCAGGGTGGTGACGGTGTCGGGTGCCCTGCCTGTTTCGTTGACCACACCGGTGATCTGCCAGCGCTGGCCAGCGTGCACGTCCGGCAGTGGCGTGCCTGGCGCGGCAGTGACGAACACGGCATCGGAGGTGCCGTCATTGCCATCGCCTTCGTCCTGCAGGAAGAAACCACCCAGCCCGTCGCGGAAGTCCGCCGTCACCGTGCCTTCCACCGTCACCGACTTGCCGACCAGCGCGCTGCCCGCGCCATGCCCCTGCACCTGACCGATCTTCAACGGCGCCTCGGCCCGGGCCGGCGCACTGGCGCAGGCACACAGTGCGGCAAGGGACAGCGACAGCAGCAACGGGCGGTTCGGGGACATGCAGCTTCCAGAGAGACGATGTTGAAGGGAACGAAACGACGATGCCGCCCGAAGGCGGCATCGGAACAGGCAAGTGTGGCCTGTGATTACTTCGATTGTTCGAGCATCCAGTCGACCGTGGCGTGGATCTGCGCTTCGCTCAGGCCCGCGTTGCCGCCCTTGGGCGGCATCACGCCGCCATCGGGGCCGGTGAAGCCTTCGATGGCGTGCTTGTACAGCGTGTCCTTGCCCTTGGACAGGCGCGCGCCGAACCCGGCGGCGTCCAGCTTGGGCGCGTTGCCGATGCCGGCGGTATGGCAGGCGGTGCAGAGCTGGTCGAAGACCGTCTTGCCATCCAGGGTGCCGCCGTAGGCGCCTTGCGCGGCCTGGGCCGCGGCAGCGGCCGCAGCGGCTGCTGCCTGGGCGGCGGCACCGGTGCTGCCGGCGTAGACCGCGCCGACCGGTGTGATCCGCGCTTCCAGTTGCTTGGCCGCCACCGGCGAGACTTCCGGCGGAATGGTCTTGGACAGGAAGTACGCGCCGATGATCAGCCCCACGGTGACCAGGCCAAGAAAGCCGATCACCATCGAGAAGCGCTTGAGGAATTCCAGGTCGTAATTGCGCACAGTCCACCTTTGGCAGCGCCGTCGAGCGGCGTGGCTGAAAACACTCGGGATTGACGAATGTTCCGGTCGTGGGGGCGCCCGGTCGCCACATCCGTTCAGGCTGTGGCTGTCCGCATTATAAGCAGGCCGACCAGCCCGGCCTCAAGGACACCAGTAGGTCTGGACTGGGGCTTTAGTCGCATGCAGGACCGCGGCAATGGGCGGGCCGGCCGGCGCGGCCAGGGCCTCGCGCAGCACCTGGGCCTTCTGTTCCCCTTCGATATGCAGGTACAGATGGCGGGCAGCGGCCAGCACCGGCAGGGTCAGGGTGATGCGCGGCTCGCCCGCGGCCGGGGCATGCATGGGCACGACCCTGGCGCGGCCGGCCGGGTCCAGGGCGCGGTCCAGCCAGTCACCGCCGGGGAAGAACGAGGCCGTATGCCCATCGGTGCCCATGCCCAGCACGGCCACGTCCAGTGGCAGCGGCAGGTCGGCCAGTGCCGTTTCCAGCGCGGCCAGGGATTGTTCCGGGCCGCCAGCGTCATCGCGGTACAGCGGCAGGAAGCTGGCCGCCGCGGCGGCGCCGGACAGCAGGTGCTGGCGGACCAGTGCGGCATTGGAGCGCGGGTTGGCCTCGTCGACCCAGCGTTCGTCGACCAGGGTCACGTGGATCTGCTCCCACGCCAGTGGCTGTACCGACAGGGCCTGGAAGAAGCGCAACGGCGTGGTCCCGCCCGACAGCGCCAGCGACGCGCGGCCGCGTTCGGCCAGCGCAGCGCGCAGGTCAGCGGCGACCGAGGCGGCCAAGGCTTCGGCCAGCGCGTCGTGGTCGGCGCAGGCGTGGACCTGGGCCAGGTTTTGCGGAAGGGCCAGGCTCACGTGCCGGTGTCCTCGTGCCAGGTGCGGCCATCACGTTCGATCAGGGCCACGGCGGCGTTCGGGCCCCAGGAGCCGGCGGTGTAGGACTTGGGTGCTTCGGGCAGTTGCTCCCAGGCTTCCAGGATCGGATCGATCCAGGCCCAGGCCGCTTCGACCTCATCGCGCCGCATGAACAGCGACTGGTTGCCGCGGACCACGTCCATCAGCAGGCGCTCGTAGGCTTCGGGCTGGTGCACGCCGAAGGCCTCGGCGAAGCTCATGTCCAGCGGCACGTACTTCATGCGCAGGCCGCCCGGGCCCGGGTCCTTGATCATCAGCCACAGCTTGACGCCCTCGTCGGGCTGCAGGCGCAGGACCAGGCGGTTGGGCTGGGTCGGACCGGCGCTGGAGTCGAACAGCGAGTGCGGCACCGGGCGGAAGGCCACCACGATTTCCGATACGCGCTCGGGCAGGCGCTTGCCGGTGCGCAGGTAGAACGGCACCCCGGCCCAACGCCAGTTGGCCACTTCGGCCTTGATCGCCACGAAGGTTTCGGTGCGCGAATCGTTGCGGCCCAGTTCGTCCAGGTAGCCCGGCACGGCCGCGCCGCCCGAGGCACCGGCGCGGTACTGGCCGCGCACGGTGACATGGCTGACGTCGTCGGCGGTGATCGGCTTGAGCGAACGCAGGACTTTCAGCTTTTCATCGCGCAGGGCGTTGGCCTGCAGCGTGGCCGGCGGTTCCATCGCCACCATGCACAGCAGCTGCAGCAGGTGGTTCTGGACCATGTCGCGCAGCGCGCCGGAGGTGTCGTAGTAGCCAGCGCGCTTTTCCAGGCCCACGGTCTCGGCCACGGTGATCTGCACGTGGTCGATCCGGTTGGCGTTCCACAGTGGTTCGAACAGGATGTTGGCAAAGCGCAGCGCCAGCAGGTTCTGCACCGTCTCCTTGCCCAGGTAGTGGTCGATGCGGAAGGTCTGGGCTTCGCTGAAGACCGCGCCGACCGCGTCGTTGATCGCCGCGGCGCTGGCCGAATCCTTGCCGATCGGCTTTTCCACCACGACGCGGGCGTTGCCGTTGTTCAGGCCGGCATCGCGCAGGCGCGAACACAGGTCCACGAACAGGCTCGGGCTGGTGGACAGGTAGAACACGCGGATGCGGCCCTCACCGGTCTGCTTGAGCAGTTCGCCGAATTCATCCCAGCCTTCGTCCTTGGTGGCATCCAGCGGGCGGTAGTCGAGCAGTTGCAGGAAGGCAGGGATACGCGCGCGCAGCAGTGGATCGCTTTCGGCGATCTTGTCCAGCGCCTCGCCGACCTTGGCCCGGTACTCGGCGCCGTTCTGCGGGTCGCGCGCCACGCCGACGATGCGGCTGTCCTGCGGGATCTGGCCATCGGCATAGCGGCGCAGCAGGCCGGGCAGGAGCTTGCGCAGGGCCAGGTCGCCGGTGCCACCGAAGATCACCAGGTCGAAGCTGTCCACGGGTACGGTCTTGGCAGTCACGGCAAAGCCTTGTTGGAAGAAGAGAGCGGGCAAGACGATACCACCGCGCTACCACGGCTCCCAGCCCCACACCTGACCGCGTGAAAAATGCAGTAATCATTGAAACCTTGGTATCGCATTGGTACTTTCCCGGCATGCTTCCCGCCATCGCTACCGAATACCTGCGCCTGCAGTCGGCCGAAACCAGCCGCACCCTGGCTTATCTGCGCCTGCGGCGCGCCATCCAGCACCTGATCGACACCGGCGTGCTCGGCCCGGGCCACGGCCTGCCCAGTGAGCGTGACCTGGCGTCTGGACTGGAGCTGTCGCGGGTGACCGTGCGCAAGGCGCTGTCCGGCCTGATCGACCAGGGGCTGCTGAGCCAGCGCCAGGGAGCCGGGACATTCGTGTCCGAACGGATCGTGCGCAGCTTCTCGCGCCTGACCAGCTTCACCGACGACCTGCGCGAACGCGGCCTCAACCCGCAGGTGACGTTCCTGGAGCGCGGCATCGGCGAGGTCACGCCCGAAGAGGCGATGGCACTGAACCTGTCGCCTGGCAGTGGCGTGGTCCGCCTCTATCGCCTGCGCCACGTCGATGGTGCGCCGATTGCGGCCGAACGCACCCTGGTGCCGCACGCGCTGCTGCCCGAGCCGCAGCGGATCGGGGCGTCGCTGTACGAGGCGCTGGACACCTACGGCCATCGCCCGCGCCGCGCGCTGCAACGCCTGCGCGCGGTGGCGCTGGACGCAGAGCCGGCGCAGTTGTTGCACCTGGAATCCGGTGCGCCCGGATTGCTGGTCGAGCGTCGCGCGTTCCTGGCCGATGGCCGGGTGGTGGAGTTCACCCGTTCGTTCTATCGCGGCGACGCCTACGATTTCGTGGCTGAACTGCAGAGCGACTGACCCGCGCACAGCCTGCGGTCGCGCTTGTCGTGCAAGCGCGCGCTTGCAGGCGGTCTTCGTCGGGGCGACATCAGCACGGCGGCAGCGGATGGCGCTGGCCTGCCGACAGCAGTCGCTGCGCGTCCACGCCCAGCTCATCGAAGATCGCACCGATCCGCTCGATCGCGTGGCGCGCCTGCGCGGCATCTTCCACGTGCTGCAGGATCGCGGCCGCATCGGCGGCGCAGTCATCGAAGAAGGCCTGCTCCAGCGGCGCGCCGGCCGCGACCTTGTCGTGGAGCAGGTTCAGTTGCAGGTCCAGTTGTGCCTGATGCATGGCTGCGCCCTCGGTCGTACACCACGGATGGGTGAAACCCATCGTGAGGGGTGAATGCCCCGGCGCCCGTGTGTCCTGTGGAATGCGCTGCACACTTCGCGCATTACCGTCATGACCAGATGGAATCTCCACCGTGACATCCCGGCACGATGCGTCGCGACGTGTTGCCGCATCGTGATCGGCGCGGCAGCGTGGGCTTCGCGCCGGATTTACGCAGGCGTGCTATCACTCCTGCATGGCTGATGGACACCCGCATTTGCTTGCGCAGGTCACGCCTGTTCCGGAGCTTCCCGGCGCCGTCAGCGATCTGGCTGGCGCGCTGACCCGGGTGCAGGCCTATCTGAGCGCGACCCAGCACCGCTATGTCAGCGAGGACAGCTGGTGGCAGGGATTCGCCCGGCTGTTCATGGAACTCGAAGCGCAGTCCCGCAATCCCATTGCACTGGAGATCGCTGTCGATCAGCTGCTGGCGCGGCACGGAAGCACCAGTTGGTCGATCCAGCGTTCCCGCCTGTTGCGGTAACGCACTGCAAGCCATCGTTCCAACGTGCCGGGCCATCCGGCGACCACCTGCAAACGCACCACGCAGTCCCGCGCACCTTCGCGTTCGATCGTGAACGCTCCGCCTCGGGCCGCCTTGCGCGTGTCCGCATCGCTGTCCCCTCCGCAGGCAAGGGAAAACCATGGCCGCCATCGTCGATCTCCAGCCGTTACACGCGTTCGCAGCGCCGATGCCGATGCTGCATGCGCCGCCGGTCACGCCGCTGTTCACCGACTCGGCGCGTGCGCCGCACGAACGGGCCAGCGTGGCCTGCTTCGGCCGGCGCCTGGCATCGCTGATGGGCCGGGGATTCCGCGAACAAGCCTTGCTTGGGCTGCCTGGCTATTTCATTCCCATGGAAACGCTGACCTGCGAGGACGCGGCAATGCTTGGCATCACCTGCGCACGGGACCTGTTTGGCGGCGTGGTGCCGCTGGCCTTCGTGGCCAGCAAGTTGGTGACCCACGGTTTGGTCGAGGCGGGTCGTGGCGCGCCCGAGGGTTGGCAAGCCACGCTGGGCGAAGCCCTGGGTGATGCGGTGCTGCCCGGCTATTCGGTGTTCACCCGCCACGATCTGCGCACGGCCGTGAGGCAGCTGCTGCCGCTGGGCAAGGTGCGCTGCAAGCTGGCCCATGCGCGCGGCGGCAACGGGCAGAAGGTGCTGGCATCGACCGTCGGGCTGGAGGCGTGGCTGGCCGATGTCGCGGATGCGGAGATCGCCGATGGCGTGGTCGCGGAAACCAACCTGGAGTCCGCACTGACCTTCAGCATCGGCTGCGTGGAGGTGGGCGGAGATGCCATCGCCTATTTCGGCACCCAGCGCACCGTGGAAACGCCGAGGGGCGATACCGTCTATGGCGGTTCGGTCCTGCGCGTGGCGCGGGGCGGCCTGGATCAGCTGCGGCACGTGCCGCTGCCGCTGGAAGCGGCTGCCGCCATCGCCAAGGTCCAGCATTACGAAGCGCAGATTGCGTCGGCTTATCCCGGATTCTTCGCCTCGCGCCGCAATTACGACGTGGTGCACGGGTGCGATGCGCAGGGCGTGGAGCGCTGCGGCGTGCTGGAGCAGTCATGGCGGTTTGGCGGGGCCAGCCCGGCCGAGATCCTGGCGCTGGAAGTGCTGGCCGCCGAACCGTCGGTGCCGTGGCTGGATGCAATGACCTACGAGACCTGGGACGACGAGCCGGTGCCCGGCGATGCGGTGGTGTACTTCCAGGGCGAAGTGGCTTCACTCGGCCGCCTGACCAAATACGCTAGGGTCGTCGGCGATGGACGTGACCCTTGAACACATCGGTTTTCCCGTCGATGCGGACCAACTTTCCGGCACCTTGCTGGCACCGGCGCGTGCGCTGCCCGGGGTGCTGTTCGTGCATGGCTGGGGTGGCAGCCAGGACCATGACCTGGCGCGTGCGCGCGAGGCCGCCGGCCTGGGCGTGGTCTGCCTGACTTTCGACCTGCGTGGCCACGAAGGTGACGCGCAGATGCTGGAGCGGGTGACGCGCCAGCAGAACCTGGATGACCTGCTGGCGGCCTATGACTGGTTCGTGCAGCAGCCCAACGTGGACGAGAACGCGATCACCGTGGTCGGCATCAGTTACGGCGCCTATCTGGCCGCGATCCTGTCCTCGTTGCGGCCGGTACGCTGGCTCGCCCTGCGCACGCCGGCGCTGTACAAGGATGAAGACTGGGCCTTGCCCAAGCGTCAGCTGCACCAGGACCCGGACCTGGTCCCGTTCCGTCATCGCCAGGTGGCCTGGCAGGACAACCGCGCGCTGCGCGCCTGCGCCGATTTCCAGGGCGACGCGCTGATCGTCGAAGCCGAACTGGACCAGATCATCCCGCACCAGGTGATCGACAACTACATGTCTGCCTTCACCCGTGCCCGCTCACGCACCTCGCGCGTGATCGCCGGTGCCGATCATGCGTTCTCGGAGAAGCCGGTGCAGCGCATCTATACGGCGGTGCTGGTGAAGTGGCTGACCGAGATGGTGGTCGGTGCGCGCGAACACGCGGCCCGCGAGAAGATCAACGAACGCAAACGCGTGCGCGATGGGCAGTCGTCGGCGCCATCCAGCCATGCGGCGGCCGCAGGCGATGCGATGACGCGTTGAGCGGGCATCAGGCCTGCAGCAGCGCGTTCTTGTAGAGCCGAGCTTGCTCGGCTGCATTTCGGAACGACGGCTGCGGAATGCCCCAGCGCAGCAAGCTGCGCTCTACGGGACTCCGTACAGACTTACTCGCGCTTGCCGCGCAGCCGTTCCAGCACGCCTTCCAGGGTGTCCAGGTCGGTGTAGTGGATGACCAGCTTGCCCTTGCCGTTGCGGCCGTGGGCAATCGCCACCGTGGTGCCCAGGGTTTCGGACAACTCGTTCTGCAGCGAGGCGATATCGGCCTGCGGCGTGGTCTTGGCGGGCTTCTTCTTGCCGTTGACCGGTACCCGGCCGGCGGCGAACTGCGAAGCGCG
Proteins encoded in this window:
- a CDS encoding MerC domain-containing protein, with the protein product MKVSSSAHAMCDASAIGLSALCLAHCLLLPVLAALLPVFGSWAQAEWVHLLFACIALPLAGAALWRAHRLRPLPLPLVAMAALGLAGLMAGAFEFPSHAWETPITVSGSLLLAAAHLWNWRRRPHCALD
- a CDS encoding ExeM/NucH family extracellular endonuclease, yielding MSPNRPLLLSLSLAALCACASAPARAEAPLKIGQVQGHGAGSALVGKSVTVEGTVTADFRDGLGGFFLQDEGDGNDGTSDAVFVTAAPGTPLPDVHAGQRWQITGVVNETGRAPDTVTTLQLSQARMLGPALVTPRPKVLTAPPTDWAALEGMRVRIDVPLTLDGTDTRFGQTIASFGGRLWAPSERAVAGSPAMAAVIADNARRRIVLDDGSDARDPKTLPYLPNGPVRTGSTATGVTGIVDFRHDAWRLQVTQPLKVEAAARPAPPQVPGNLKIAVFNLENLFNGDGNGGGFPTLRGAKTLDEWKAQVAKLVATLTPLDADIAALMELENDGYGPQSSLAQFVDALNATGSDWRYIDAGSGPGDNPIRVGLIYRASKVTPVGKPAVLEGGPFVEHSRVPLAQAFRRGTGPVFVVAANHFKSKGCGQAAGSDADQHDGAGCWNATRTESARRVDAWLKSDPTGQQATRTLIVGDLNAYAQETPLVTLRGAGWADAFAVAKVESPYSYVYDGQTGRLDHALLSPALTPHLKGAAEWHANADEPFGDGYEGADVTGPWRSSDHDPMLLGFDL
- a CDS encoding c-type cytochrome encodes the protein MRNYDLEFLKRFSMVIGFLGLVTVGLIIGAYFLSKTIPPEVSPVAAKQLEARITPVGAVYAGSTGAAAQAAAAAAAAAAQAAQGAYGGTLDGKTVFDQLCTACHTAGIGNAPKLDAAGFGARLSKGKDTLYKHAIEGFTGPDGGVMPPKGGNAGLSEAQIHATVDWMLEQSK
- the pgl gene encoding 6-phosphogluconolactonase, producing MSLALPQNLAQVHACADHDALAEALAASVAADLRAALAERGRASLALSGGTTPLRFFQALSVQPLAWEQIHVTLVDERWVDEANPRSNAALVRQHLLSGAAAAASFLPLYRDDAGGPEQSLAALETALADLPLPLDVAVLGMGTDGHTASFFPGGDWLDRALDPAGRARVVPMHAPAAGEPRITLTLPVLAAARHLYLHIEGEQKAQVLREALAAPAGPPIAAVLHATKAPVQTYWCP
- the zwf gene encoding glucose-6-phosphate dehydrogenase, with product MTAKTVPVDSFDLVIFGGTGDLALRKLLPGLLRRYADGQIPQDSRIVGVARDPQNGAEYRAKVGEALDKIAESDPLLRARIPAFLQLLDYRPLDATKDEGWDEFGELLKQTGEGRIRVFYLSTSPSLFVDLCSRLRDAGLNNGNARVVVEKPIGKDSASAAAINDAVGAVFSEAQTFRIDHYLGKETVQNLLALRFANILFEPLWNANRIDHVQITVAETVGLEKRAGYYDTSGALRDMVQNHLLQLLCMVAMEPPATLQANALRDEKLKVLRSLKPITADDVSHVTVRGQYRAGASGGAAVPGYLDELGRNDSRTETFVAIKAEVANWRWAGVPFYLRTGKRLPERVSEIVVAFRPVPHSLFDSSAGPTQPNRLVLRLQPDEGVKLWLMIKDPGPGGLRMKYVPLDMSFAEAFGVHQPEAYERLLMDVVRGNQSLFMRRDEVEAAWAWIDPILEAWEQLPEAPKSYTAGSWGPNAAVALIERDGRTWHEDTGT
- a CDS encoding GntR family transcriptional regulator; its protein translation is MLPAIATEYLRLQSAETSRTLAYLRLRRAIQHLIDTGVLGPGHGLPSERDLASGLELSRVTVRKALSGLIDQGLLSQRQGAGTFVSERIVRSFSRLTSFTDDLRERGLNPQVTFLERGIGEVTPEEAMALNLSPGSGVVRLYRLRHVDGAPIAAERTLVPHALLPEPQRIGASLYEALDTYGHRPRRALQRLRAVALDAEPAQLLHLESGAPGLLVERRAFLADGRVVEFTRSFYRGDAYDFVAELQSD
- a CDS encoding DUF3182 family protein, with translation MAAIVDLQPLHAFAAPMPMLHAPPVTPLFTDSARAPHERASVACFGRRLASLMGRGFREQALLGLPGYFIPMETLTCEDAAMLGITCARDLFGGVVPLAFVASKLVTHGLVEAGRGAPEGWQATLGEALGDAVLPGYSVFTRHDLRTAVRQLLPLGKVRCKLAHARGGNGQKVLASTVGLEAWLADVADAEIADGVVAETNLESALTFSIGCVEVGGDAIAYFGTQRTVETPRGDTVYGGSVLRVARGGLDQLRHVPLPLEAAAAIAKVQHYEAQIASAYPGFFASRRNYDVVHGCDAQGVERCGVLEQSWRFGGASPAEILALEVLAAEPSVPWLDAMTYETWDDEPVPGDAVVYFQGEVASLGRLTKYARVVGDGRDP
- a CDS encoding alpha/beta fold hydrolase: MDVTLEHIGFPVDADQLSGTLLAPARALPGVLFVHGWGGSQDHDLARAREAAGLGVVCLTFDLRGHEGDAQMLERVTRQQNLDDLLAAYDWFVQQPNVDENAITVVGISYGAYLAAILSSLRPVRWLALRTPALYKDEDWALPKRQLHQDPDLVPFRHRQVAWQDNRALRACADFQGDALIVEAELDQIIPHQVIDNYMSAFTRARSRTSRVIAGADHAFSEKPVQRIYTAVLVKWLTEMVVGAREHAAREKINERKRVRDGQSSAPSSHAAAAGDAMTR